Proteins from one Bradyrhizobium amphicarpaeae genomic window:
- a CDS encoding ABC transporter substrate-binding protein, with the protein MTRNPSRRDFSAAALAAIAASTLPAPYVWAAEKKYDAGASDTEIKIGQTVPHSGPGSLYGVLGRIGEAYFQMLNEKGGINGRKVKFLTMDDAYSAPKCVEATRRLVEQEEVLALYGSLGTAPQTAVHKYLNSKGVPQLLLNTGASKWNNPKEFKWTMAGLPLYPTEARILARHVVSVKPNAKVGILYQNDDFGRDFLGPFKKVLADAGGTASVIMEQTYDLTDPTVDSQLINLSKSGADVFYNISTGKASSQSIRKVAELGWKPLQLLSAGSTGRSILNAAGLDNAAGIVAIRYNKEVGLPKWEKDPDVMAFEELRKKYTPAIDQDNTIAFAGYGQAVTMGEILRRCGDELTRANVLKQASTLAGFHSPYFLDGVTYSYTPENYTPMKTLFISTFTGKDWDISDKPMSE; encoded by the coding sequence ATGACCAGGAATCCATCGCGGCGCGATTTCAGCGCCGCCGCGCTTGCCGCCATCGCCGCATCCACCTTGCCCGCGCCTTATGTCTGGGCCGCGGAGAAGAAATACGACGCGGGCGCCAGCGACACCGAGATCAAGATCGGGCAGACCGTCCCGCATTCCGGCCCCGGCTCGCTCTACGGCGTGTTGGGGCGCATCGGCGAAGCCTATTTCCAGATGCTGAACGAGAAGGGCGGCATCAACGGACGCAAGGTCAAGTTCCTCACCATGGACGACGCCTATAGCGCGCCGAAATGCGTCGAGGCGACGCGGCGCTTGGTCGAACAGGAAGAGGTGCTCGCGTTGTACGGCTCGCTCGGCACCGCGCCGCAGACCGCTGTGCACAAATATCTGAACTCCAAGGGCGTGCCGCAGCTGCTGCTCAACACCGGCGCGTCGAAGTGGAATAACCCCAAAGAGTTCAAATGGACGATGGCGGGCCTCCCGCTGTATCCGACCGAGGCGCGCATCCTGGCGCGCCACGTCGTCAGCGTGAAGCCGAACGCCAAGGTCGGCATCCTCTACCAGAACGACGATTTCGGCCGTGACTTCTTGGGACCCTTCAAGAAGGTGCTGGCCGACGCCGGCGGCACCGCATCGGTGATCATGGAGCAGACCTACGATCTCACCGATCCCACGGTCGATTCCCAGCTCATCAATCTCTCGAAGTCCGGCGCCGACGTCTTCTACAACATCTCGACCGGCAAAGCCTCGTCGCAGTCGATCCGAAAAGTCGCCGAACTCGGCTGGAAGCCGCTGCAGCTTCTGTCCGCCGGCTCGACCGGCCGCTCGATCCTCAATGCCGCGGGCCTCGATAACGCCGCCGGCATCGTCGCCATCCGCTACAACAAGGAGGTCGGCCTGCCCAAATGGGAGAAGGACCCAGACGTCATGGCGTTCGAGGAATTGCGCAAGAAGTACACGCCGGCGATCGATCAGGACAACACCATCGCCTTCGCCGGCTACGGCCAGGCCGTGACCATGGGCGAGATCCTGCGCCGCTGCGGCGACGAGCTCACCCGCGCCAACGTGCTGAAGCAGGCCTCGACGCTGGCAGGCTTCCACTCGCCCTACTTCCTCGACGGCGTCACCTACAGCTACACGCCCGAGAACTACACACCGATGAAGACGCTCTTCATCTCCACCTTCACCGGCAAGGACTGGGATATCTCCGACAAGCCGATGTCGGAATAG
- a CDS encoding MBL fold metallo-hydrolase: MQLRFVGCGDAFGSGGRLNTCFHVSGRQANFLIDCGASALPALKRLEIERSDIDLILITHFHGDHFAGLPFFLLDAQFSRRTRPLTIAGPQGIERRLREVMEALFEHSSTTKQRFEVDVVELAPEQSRTFGAVTVTPYPVVHGESGGPFLAYRVEAEGRTLAYSADTEWTETLIPLAHGADLFIAEAYMYEKVVKNHLSLKTLEQHLPAIGAKRLVLTHMSDDMLSRLDMLPYMAAEDGMVVVF; the protein is encoded by the coding sequence ATGCAACTCCGTTTCGTCGGCTGTGGCGACGCGTTCGGTTCCGGCGGCAGGCTCAACACCTGCTTCCACGTCTCGGGGCGCCAGGCCAACTTCCTGATCGATTGCGGCGCGTCGGCTCTGCCGGCGCTGAAGCGTCTGGAGATCGAACGCAGCGACATCGATCTCATCCTGATCACGCATTTCCACGGCGACCACTTTGCGGGGCTGCCTTTTTTTCTACTCGACGCCCAGTTTTCGCGGCGGACGCGGCCGTTGACGATCGCAGGCCCGCAAGGCATCGAGCGGCGGCTGCGTGAGGTGATGGAAGCGCTGTTCGAGCACTCCTCGACGACAAAGCAACGCTTCGAGGTCGACGTCGTCGAACTCGCGCCCGAGCAGAGCCGGACTTTCGGCGCCGTGACGGTCACGCCCTATCCCGTGGTGCACGGCGAATCCGGCGGTCCCTTCCTCGCCTACCGCGTCGAGGCCGAGGGCCGCACGCTCGCCTACAGCGCCGATACCGAATGGACGGAGACGCTCATTCCGCTGGCGCATGGCGCGGATCTTTTCATTGCCGAAGCCTATATGTACGAGAAGGTGGTGAAGAACCATCTCAGCCTGAAGACCCTGGAACAGCATCTGCCGGCGATCGGTGCGAAGCGGCTCGTCCTCACCCATATGAGCGACGACATGCTGTCGCGCCTCGATATGCTGCCTTACATGGCGGCCGAGGACGGCATGGTCGTCGTGTTCTGA
- a CDS encoding ligase-associated DNA damage response exonuclease, with amino-acid sequence MRPQDILLPAAAGLCCKPGGFHIDPVRPVERAVITHGHSDHARPGHGAVLATQETLDMMRLRYGENFAGSTQAIGYGDEIRLGDVKVKFHPAGHVLGSAQVAVTCKDTCIVASGDYKDALDPTCTPFELVQCDVFITEATFGLPVFRHGDAADEVKKLLASVALFPERAHLVGAYSLGKAQRVIKLLRQAGYDAPIYLHGAMEKITDYYQSRGIDLGELRPAKGVKKAALAGTITLAPPSATSDLWTRRFPDPVTAFASGWMRVRARARQRGIELPLVISDHADWDGLTATIAATGAGEIWVTHGQEDALVHWCKSRGLQARPLDLVGYGDEEENETPASDEAEA; translated from the coding sequence ATGCGTCCACAAGACATCCTGCTGCCGGCTGCTGCCGGCCTGTGCTGCAAGCCCGGCGGCTTCCATATCGACCCCGTCCGTCCGGTCGAGCGGGCCGTGATCACCCACGGCCACTCCGACCATGCCCGCCCCGGCCATGGCGCGGTGCTGGCGACGCAGGAGACACTGGACATGATGCGGTTGCGTTACGGCGAGAATTTTGCCGGATCGACGCAAGCGATCGGCTACGGCGACGAGATCCGGCTGGGCGACGTCAAGGTCAAGTTTCACCCGGCCGGCCATGTGCTCGGCTCGGCGCAGGTCGCGGTGACCTGCAAGGACACGTGCATCGTCGCCTCCGGCGACTACAAGGATGCGCTAGACCCGACCTGCACGCCGTTCGAGCTGGTGCAATGCGACGTCTTCATCACCGAGGCGACGTTCGGGCTGCCGGTGTTTCGGCATGGCGATGCTGCCGACGAGGTCAAGAAGCTGCTCGCCTCCGTCGCGCTGTTTCCCGAGCGCGCACATCTGGTCGGCGCCTATTCGCTCGGCAAGGCGCAACGCGTCATCAAGCTGCTGCGGCAGGCCGGATACGATGCACCGATCTATCTGCATGGCGCGATGGAGAAGATCACCGATTACTATCAGAGTCGCGGCATCGATCTCGGCGAGCTCAGGCCGGCGAAGGGCGTGAAGAAGGCGGCGCTCGCCGGTACCATCACGCTGGCTCCGCCCTCGGCAACCTCCGATCTCTGGACCCGGCGCTTTCCCGATCCCGTCACCGCGTTCGCCTCGGGCTGGATGCGGGTGCGCGCCCGGGCGCGGCAGCGTGGCATCGAGCTGCCGCTGGTGATCTCCGACCACGCCGATTGGGACGGCCTCACCGCCACCATCGCCGCGACCGGTGCCGGCGAGATCTGGGTCACGCACGGCCAGGAAGATGCGCTGGTGCATTGGTGCAAGTCGCGAGGCCTGCAAGCGCGGCCACTCGATCTCGTCGGCTATGGCGACGAGGAGGAGAACGAGACGCCAGCCTCCGACGAGGCCGAGGCATGA
- a CDS encoding MATE family efflux transporter gives MHAPVHPNVGTRQVFAIAGPAMVANLTTPLIGVVSTTAIGRLDDAALLGGVAMASVMFDCLFWLFGFLRMSTLAFTAQSLGAGDTHEPSAILARGFIVAGLIGAALILLQLPLAAVLFDLMGGSEGVTRAANTYFKIRIWSSPFALANYVILGWLIGQARANSALLLQVGINLVNMAATILLVLVYDTGIAGAAIAALVSEAVGFALGVLVCRHYADGGFAVPYATLLDRDKLLRLLAVNTDILIRTAALIAVFLFFTAKGAQAGDVTLAANSVLNNFLLVSAFFLDGLANAAQQLCGRAVGARDAKGFADSTRLVLLWGLGFALVVSGLFALFGPALIDVMTASDEVRRAAREFLPFVVLAPIPGVFAFGFDGIYIGATWAREMRNLMLASLLIFFAAWWALQSLGNAGLWCALMASYLSRGGLQAARYPAQFRKTFSRP, from the coding sequence ATGCACGCGCCCGTCCATCCCAACGTCGGCACCCGCCAAGTGTTCGCCATCGCCGGCCCGGCGATGGTCGCGAACCTCACCACGCCGCTGATCGGCGTGGTCTCGACCACGGCGATCGGCCGGCTCGATGATGCCGCCCTGCTCGGCGGCGTCGCGATGGCCTCGGTGATGTTCGATTGCCTGTTCTGGCTGTTCGGCTTCCTGCGCATGAGCACGCTCGCCTTCACCGCGCAATCGCTGGGCGCGGGCGACACACACGAGCCGAGCGCGATCCTGGCGCGCGGCTTCATCGTTGCCGGCCTGATCGGCGCCGCGCTGATCCTGCTGCAACTGCCGCTCGCTGCCGTGCTGTTCGATCTGATGGGCGGCAGCGAGGGTGTGACGCGGGCCGCGAACACCTACTTCAAGATCCGGATCTGGTCGTCGCCGTTCGCGCTCGCCAATTACGTCATCCTCGGTTGGCTGATCGGCCAGGCCCGCGCCAATTCGGCCTTGTTGCTTCAGGTCGGCATCAACCTCGTCAACATGGCGGCGACGATCCTGCTGGTGCTGGTCTACGACACCGGCATCGCCGGTGCCGCGATCGCCGCGCTGGTGTCGGAGGCGGTCGGCTTCGCCCTCGGCGTGCTCGTCTGCCGGCATTATGCCGATGGCGGCTTTGCCGTGCCGTATGCGACCCTGCTCGATCGCGACAAGCTGTTGCGGTTGCTGGCGGTGAACACCGACATTTTGATCCGCACCGCAGCGCTGATCGCCGTGTTCCTGTTCTTCACCGCCAAGGGCGCGCAGGCCGGCGACGTCACGCTGGCCGCGAACTCCGTGCTCAACAATTTCCTGCTGGTCAGCGCCTTCTTCCTCGACGGTCTCGCCAACGCCGCACAGCAGCTCTGCGGCCGCGCCGTCGGCGCGCGCGATGCAAAAGGCTTTGCGGATTCGACCCGGCTGGTGCTGCTGTGGGGCCTCGGCTTCGCGCTGGTGGTGTCGGGACTGTTCGCGCTGTTCGGGCCCGCCCTGATCGATGTCATGACGGCGAGTGACGAGGTCCGCCGTGCCGCGCGCGAATTCCTGCCGTTCGTCGTGCTCGCGCCGATCCCCGGTGTGTTCGCCTTCGGCTTCGACGGCATCTATATCGGCGCGACCTGGGCGCGCGAGATGCGCAATCTGATGCTGGCTTCGCTGCTGATCTTCTTCGCCGCCTGGTGGGCGCTGCAATCGCTCGGCAATGCCGGGCTCTGGTGCGCGCTGATGGCCTCCTACCTCTCGCGCGGCGGCTTGCAGGCCGCGAGGTATCCGGCGCAATTCAGGAAGACGTTTTCGAGACCGTGA
- a CDS encoding aldo/keto reductase, which yields MKRSRLGSLDVTSIGLGSAPLGGLFAPVSDADAEATVARAWSLGVRFFDTAPLYGFGLAERRLGAFLRQQKRDSYVISTKVGRLLRAPDDGAAEDEHYKGTPRERPVFDFSHDGVLRSVEESLGRLGLDRIDVLLVHDPDDHYDDAVAGAFRALQRLRSEGTVSAIGAGMNQSEMLVRFAESVPVDCFLLAGRYTLLDQGALDALFPLCTAKGIGILLGGIYNSGILANPHAGAKFNYQDADAALVARALELDALCRRHGTELKAAALQFCMAHPAVTVAVMGARNAVEVADNIAMSETTVPVAVWQELRARNLVDARAPLPGGA from the coding sequence ATGAAACGCTCGCGGCTCGGCTCGCTCGACGTTACCTCAATCGGGCTCGGTTCCGCCCCGCTCGGCGGATTGTTCGCCCCCGTCAGCGATGCCGACGCGGAGGCGACGGTCGCGCGCGCCTGGTCGCTCGGGGTGCGCTTCTTCGATACCGCGCCGCTCTACGGCTTCGGCCTCGCAGAACGGCGGCTCGGCGCATTCCTGCGGCAGCAGAAGCGCGACTCCTACGTCATCTCGACCAAGGTCGGCCGTCTGCTGCGCGCACCGGATGACGGCGCCGCCGAGGACGAGCATTACAAGGGCACGCCGCGCGAGCGGCCGGTGTTCGATTTCAGCCATGACGGCGTGCTGCGATCGGTGGAGGAGAGCTTGGGAAGGCTCGGGCTCGACCGTATCGACGTCCTGCTGGTGCACGATCCCGACGATCATTATGACGACGCCGTCGCCGGTGCTTTCCGCGCGCTCCAGCGCTTGCGCAGTGAGGGCACGGTCAGTGCGATCGGCGCCGGCATGAACCAGTCGGAGATGCTGGTCCGCTTTGCCGAGTCCGTGCCGGTCGACTGCTTCCTGCTCGCCGGGCGCTACACGCTGCTCGATCAGGGCGCGCTGGATGCGCTGTTTCCGCTCTGCACGGCGAAAGGCATCGGCATCCTGCTCGGCGGCATCTACAACAGCGGCATCCTCGCCAATCCGCATGCCGGCGCGAAGTTCAACTATCAGGATGCCGATGCGGCGCTGGTTGCGCGGGCGCTGGAGCTGGACGCGCTCTGCCGCAGGCATGGCACCGAGCTGAAGGCCGCCGCACTGCAGTTCTGCATGGCGCATCCGGCCGTCACGGTCGCCGTGATGGGCGCGCGCAACGCCGTGGAAGTCGCCGACAACATCGCGATGTCGGAGACAACGGTGCCGGTTGCCGTCTGGCAGGAGCTGCGGGCGCGAAACCTCGTCGATGCCCGGGCGCCGCTGCCGGGTGGAGCGTAA
- a CDS encoding amidohydrolase family protein, whose amino-acid sequence MIIDAHQHFWDPARADYPWMAADELTPIRRAFGPDDLAPLLKANGIDASIVVQCRSALEETEEFLRIAHENPFVVGVVGWADLTDGSLGDTLDRLRASPGGSKLVGIRHQVHDEADPDWLLREDVRRGLAAVFARGLAYDFLVRARELPAAIATAQAFPQARFVLDHAAKPPIADVGSTEWADLIKALGACGNVWCKISGLATEAVWNDWDADRLFPFVAHAAKCFGEDRLIFGSDWPVCLLAGSYGEIKSALEACLARLGPRVRDKAFGVNAAAAYRLAVAS is encoded by the coding sequence ATGATCATCGACGCCCACCAGCATTTCTGGGACCCGGCGCGTGCCGACTATCCCTGGATGGCAGCGGACGAGCTGACGCCGATCCGCCGCGCCTTCGGTCCCGACGATCTTGCGCCGCTGCTGAAGGCGAACGGCATCGACGCCAGCATCGTGGTGCAGTGCCGCTCTGCGCTGGAGGAGACCGAGGAATTTTTGCGCATTGCGCACGAAAATCCCTTCGTCGTCGGCGTGGTCGGCTGGGCTGATCTGACGGATGGTTCGCTGGGCGACACGCTGGATCGGCTTCGCGCCTCACCCGGCGGCAGCAAGCTGGTCGGAATCCGCCACCAGGTCCACGACGAGGCCGATCCCGATTGGCTGCTGCGCGAGGACGTCCGGCGCGGTCTCGCTGCGGTGTTCGCGCGCGGTCTCGCCTACGACTTCCTCGTCCGCGCCCGCGAACTGCCCGCCGCGATCGCCACCGCGCAGGCCTTCCCGCAGGCGCGCTTCGTGCTCGACCACGCGGCCAAGCCGCCGATTGCGGATGTCGGCAGCACCGAATGGGCCGATCTTATCAAGGCGCTCGGCGCTTGCGGCAATGTCTGGTGCAAGATCTCCGGGCTTGCGACCGAGGCAGTCTGGAACGACTGGGATGCCGATCGCCTGTTTCCGTTCGTCGCCCACGCCGCCAAATGTTTCGGCGAGGACAGGCTGATCTTCGGCTCGGACTGGCCGGTGTGCCTGCTTGCGGGAAGCTATGGCGAGATCAAGAGCGCGCTGGAGGCCTGCCTAGCGAGGCTTGGGCCACGAGTGCGGGACAAGGCGTTTGGCGTGAATGCCGCGGCGGCGTATCGGCTGGCGGTCGCGAGTTAG
- a CDS encoding DUF6460 domain-containing protein, with the protein MVQDVRDLPAGRNDGLNRFLGGSPLAVAFRLVLLSILVGVVLAAIGFDPWNILTSIRLLFQRLWDLGFDTINWLWRYFLLGAVIVIPIWLLSRVFGTPRGR; encoded by the coding sequence ATGGTCCAAGACGTCAGAGATTTGCCGGCCGGCCGTAACGATGGGCTGAACCGCTTTCTCGGCGGCTCGCCGCTGGCGGTCGCATTTCGCCTGGTCCTGCTCTCGATCCTGGTCGGCGTCGTGCTCGCCGCGATCGGCTTCGATCCCTGGAACATCCTCACCAGCATCCGCCTGTTGTTCCAGCGTCTGTGGGATCTCGGCTTCGACACCATCAACTGGCTGTGGCGCTACTTCCTGCTCGGCGCGGTCATCGTGATCCCGATCTGGCTGCTCTCGCGCGTGTTCGGCACGCCGCGCGGCCGGTGA
- a CDS encoding class I SAM-dependent DNA methyltransferase: protein MPLRLFQSSGDLIADRRFEFARDLQLKGDLPAAADLLEQALELAPNFTSAWFTLGEIREELGERDKAIAAFRKAREADPQDQHGASLRLIRLGDEQLSEMPKAYVQALFDQYAPHFEDVLVNDLDYRAPSLIFKAVIAVRVAARKPALFKRAIDLGCGTGLAAAAFARQVDHFTGIDLSPGMIKEARATGLYAELEIADMIEGLQGKPQGSANLIVAADAFVYLSDLAPVLTEAKRVLAPGGVLAFTLETHDGSGIILGEGLRYAHAAEYVRSALVRTGLKLLTLQPASPRIENNEPVRGLVVVAEKT, encoded by the coding sequence ATGCCCCTGCGTCTGTTCCAGTCCTCCGGCGATCTGATTGCCGACCGCCGCTTCGAATTCGCCCGCGACCTCCAGCTCAAGGGCGATCTGCCCGCCGCCGCCGACCTGCTGGAGCAGGCGCTCGAGCTCGCGCCCAATTTCACATCGGCGTGGTTCACGCTGGGCGAAATCCGCGAGGAACTCGGCGAGCGCGACAAGGCCATCGCAGCCTTCCGGAAAGCGCGCGAGGCCGACCCGCAGGACCAGCACGGCGCCAGCCTGCGTTTGATCCGGCTCGGGGACGAGCAACTCTCCGAGATGCCGAAGGCATATGTGCAGGCCCTGTTCGATCAATATGCGCCGCATTTCGAGGATGTGCTCGTCAACGATCTCGACTATCGCGCGCCGTCCCTGATCTTCAAGGCGGTGATCGCCGTGCGCGTCGCCGCCAGGAAGCCGGCTCTTTTCAAGCGCGCCATCGATCTCGGCTGCGGCACCGGGCTTGCGGCGGCCGCCTTCGCCAGGCAGGTCGATCATTTCACCGGGATCGATCTCTCTCCCGGCATGATCAAGGAGGCGCGCGCGACGGGTCTCTATGCCGAGCTCGAAATCGCCGACATGATCGAGGGCTTGCAAGGCAAGCCCCAAGGAAGCGCAAACCTGATCGTTGCGGCGGATGCGTTTGTCTATCTGTCAGATCTCGCGCCGGTGCTGACGGAAGCAAAGCGCGTGCTTGCGCCGGGCGGCGTGCTTGCTTTCACGCTCGAGACCCACGATGGCAGCGGCATCATTCTCGGAGAAGGCCTGCGCTATGCCCATGCAGCGGAATATGTGCGGAGCGCGCTCGTCAGGACCGGATTGAAGCTCCTGACATTGCAGCCGGCCTCGCCGCGCATCGAGAACAACGAGCCGGTGCGCGGCCTCGTCGTCGTCGCCGAGAAAACTTGA
- a CDS encoding DUF952 domain-containing protein, translating into MVKIYKICPASAWREAERHGVYRGSADDARDGFIHFSTAAQVPETLRKHYFGQRALFLVEVDGEVLGSALRWERSRNDELFPHLYGELDFGAVLSVANLNMRSDGGHDTPELLP; encoded by the coding sequence GTGGTCAAGATCTACAAAATCTGTCCGGCCTCGGCCTGGCGCGAGGCGGAACGGCACGGCGTCTACCGGGGCAGCGCGGACGATGCGCGCGACGGCTTCATCCATTTCTCCACCGCCGCCCAGGTTCCCGAGACCTTGCGCAAGCATTATTTCGGCCAGCGCGCGCTGTTCCTGGTCGAGGTTGACGGCGAGGTGCTCGGCAGCGCGCTGCGCTGGGAGCGCTCGCGCAATGACGAGCTGTTTCCCCATCTTTATGGCGAGCTCGATTTCGGCGCGGTGCTGTCGGTGGCGAACCTCAACATGCGCTCCGACGGCGGCCACGACACTCCGGAGTTGCTGCCGTGA
- a CDS encoding cisplatin damage response ATP-dependent DNA ligase — protein MNRFAELLDRLAYEPGRNNKLRLLTGYFREVGDPDRGYALAALTGALSFKHAKPALIRDLIASRTDPVLFGLSYDYVGDLSETVALMWPKADLAAHNNPPPPSLTEVVTTLRTLGKTELPKQLERWLDELDETGRWALLKLVTGALRIGISARLAKTAAAALGDRDPHDIELMWPGLAPPYLDLFAWLEGRGDKPVNRDPAPFRPVMLAHAIEDSDFAALDPAEYIAEWKWDGIRVQAVAGREESGHITARLYSRTGEDITGSFPDLVPSLRLPGAIDGELLILREGRVQSFNVLQQRLNRKIVSPKLIKEYPIHLRAYDLLGDDENDLRELPFAERRERLEVFIGKLGDPRIDLSPTVPFASWEALTAARADPASAGAGEDADAVEGVMLKRRDALYLPGRPKGQWWKWKRDPHIIDAVLMYAQRGHGKRSSYYSDYTFGVWTAGGGGDELVPVGKAYFGFTDEELLQIDRFVRRNTTEKFGPVRHVVHEGDKGLVLEVAFEGLQRSPRHKSGVAMRFPRISRLRWDKPPREADRLETLERMLKTEVAESEA, from the coding sequence ATGAACCGCTTCGCCGAACTGCTCGACCGTCTCGCCTACGAGCCCGGCCGCAACAACAAGCTGCGGCTGCTCACCGGCTATTTCCGCGAGGTCGGCGATCCCGACCGCGGCTATGCGCTGGCCGCGCTCACGGGCGCGCTCAGCTTCAAGCACGCCAAGCCGGCGTTGATCCGCGACCTCATCGCGTCGCGCACCGATCCGGTGCTGTTCGGGTTGAGCTACGACTACGTCGGCGATCTCTCGGAGACCGTGGCGCTGATGTGGCCGAAGGCCGATCTCGCCGCTCACAACAACCCGCCGCCGCCCAGCCTCACCGAAGTCGTCACTACGCTGCGTACGCTCGGCAAGACCGAGTTACCGAAGCAGCTCGAACGCTGGCTCGACGAGCTCGATGAGACCGGCCGCTGGGCGCTGCTGAAGCTCGTCACCGGCGCGCTACGTATCGGCATCTCGGCACGGCTGGCGAAGACCGCGGCGGCGGCGCTCGGCGACAGGGATCCGCATGACATCGAGCTGATGTGGCCCGGCCTTGCACCGCCCTATCTCGACCTGTTCGCCTGGCTGGAGGGCCGCGGCGACAAGCCTGTCAACCGCGACCCGGCGCCGTTCCGGCCCGTGATGCTGGCGCATGCGATCGAGGACAGCGATTTCGCTGCGCTCGATCCGGCCGAGTACATCGCCGAATGGAAATGGGACGGCATCCGCGTGCAGGCCGTGGCGGGGCGCGAGGAAAGCGGCCACATCACGGCCCGGCTCTATTCGCGCACCGGCGAGGACATCACGGGGAGCTTTCCGGATCTGGTGCCGTCGCTGCGCCTGCCGGGCGCGATCGACGGCGAGCTTCTGATCCTGCGCGAGGGGCGGGTGCAGAGCTTCAACGTCCTGCAACAGCGGCTCAACCGCAAGATCGTGTCGCCCAAGCTGATCAAGGAATATCCGATTCATCTGCGCGCCTACGATCTGCTCGGCGACGACGAGAACGATCTGCGCGAGCTGCCGTTCGCCGAGCGGCGCGAACGGCTGGAGGTCTTCATCGGGAAGCTCGGTGATCCCCGCATCGACCTGTCGCCGACCGTGCCCTTCGCAAGCTGGGAGGCGCTGACGGCCGCGCGCGCCGATCCGGCGAGTGCCGGCGCCGGCGAGGATGCGGATGCCGTCGAGGGTGTCATGCTGAAGCGGCGCGATGCGCTTTACCTGCCCGGACGTCCCAAGGGCCAGTGGTGGAAGTGGAAGCGCGATCCGCACATCATCGACGCCGTGCTGATGTATGCGCAGCGTGGTCACGGCAAGCGCTCGTCCTATTATTCCGATTACACATTCGGCGTCTGGACTGCAGGCGGGGGCGGTGACGAACTGGTGCCGGTCGGCAAGGCCTATTTCGGCTTCACCGACGAGGAGTTGCTGCAGATCGACCGCTTCGTCCGCCGCAACACCACGGAAAAGTTCGGCCCCGTCCGCCACGTCGTGCACGAGGGCGACAAGGGGCTGGTGCTCGAAGTAGCGTTCGAGGGCCTGCAGCGCTCGCCGCGCCACAAATCCGGCGTCGCCATGCGCTTCCCCCGCATCAGCCGCCTGCGCTGGGACAAGCCGCCGCGCGAGGCGGACCGGTTGGAAACGCTGGAGCGGATGTTGAAGACGGAGGTGGCGGAGAGTGAGGCGTGA
- a CDS encoding quinone-dependent dihydroorotate dehydrogenase codes for MIRAFDAFSLPVLRWLDPEDAHRLAIQGLRFLPPAKPRADDPKLAMRAFGLNFPNPIGMAAGFDKSAEVPDALLRLGFGFVEIGSVTPKPQSGNPRPRLFRLERDEAVVNRMGFNNDGADVALRRLAARAQHGGIVGVNVGANKDSPDRVADYVKLIETFAPVASYFTVNVSSPNTPGLRNLQEGALLDDLLARVIDARERVRQKAGDTPVLLKIAPDLSLAQLDDVVQVARSRRVDGMIVSNTTIARPSTLREVMRAKEQGGLSGRPLFRLSTRMVAETYVRVEGAFPLIGVGGVDSGGAALTKIRAGASLIQLYSSLIYKGLGLVDEIKRDLTSTLLRTGRDSLSEIVGADAATLTAEDWPGM; via the coding sequence GTGATCCGCGCTTTCGACGCCTTTTCGCTGCCGGTGCTGCGCTGGCTCGATCCGGAAGACGCCCATCGCCTCGCGATCCAGGGCTTGCGCTTCCTGCCGCCGGCCAAGCCCCGCGCTGACGATCCCAAGCTCGCGATGCGCGCCTTCGGGCTCAACTTCCCCAATCCGATCGGCATGGCCGCGGGCTTCGACAAGAGCGCCGAGGTGCCGGATGCGCTGCTGCGGCTCGGTTTCGGCTTCGTCGAGATCGGCTCGGTGACGCCGAAGCCGCAGAGCGGCAACCCGCGGCCGCGGCTGTTTCGTCTGGAGCGCGACGAGGCCGTCGTCAACCGCATGGGCTTCAACAATGACGGCGCCGATGTCGCGTTGCGCCGGCTCGCCGCGCGCGCGCAGCACGGCGGCATCGTCGGCGTCAATGTCGGTGCCAACAAGGATTCGCCGGACCGCGTCGCCGATTACGTCAAGCTGATCGAGACCTTTGCGCCGGTCGCGAGCTATTTCACCGTCAACGTCTCCTCGCCGAACACGCCGGGCCTGCGCAATCTGCAGGAAGGCGCCCTGCTCGACGATCTCCTCGCAAGGGTGATCGACGCCCGCGAGCGTGTCAGGCAGAAGGCCGGCGACACGCCGGTGCTGCTCAAGATCGCGCCGGATCTGAGCCTTGCCCAACTCGACGACGTCGTGCAGGTGGCGCGCTCGCGCCGGGTCGACGGCATGATCGTGTCGAACACGACGATCGCACGGCCGAGCACGCTGCGCGAGGTGATGCGCGCCAAGGAGCAAGGCGGCCTGTCCGGCCGGCCGCTGTTCCGTCTGTCGACGCGGATGGTCGCGGAGACCTATGTGCGCGTCGAAGGCGCGTTCCCGCTGATCGGCGTCGGCGGCGTGGACTCGGGCGGTGCCGCGCTGACCAAGATCCGCGCCGGCGCGAGCCTGATCCAGCTCTATTCGTCGCTGATCTACAAGGGCCTCGGCCTCGTCGACGAGATCAAGCGCGATCTCACCTCGACGCTGCTGCGGACGGGACGGGACTCCCTGTCCGAGATCGTCGGCGCCGATGCCGCGACACTCACCGCGGAAGACTGGCCGGGGATGTGA